CAGCGTATGATTTTGCTGGAATACTTTCCAGCTATGGTAAAGATTTTTTTAATATGTGTATTAACCTATATCCTAATGGAAATGAAATATCTGAACGTGTGAAATTTTACAAAAGTACATTCGCTTTACAAGAGGCTTTGCATGGGGTTGAAAATAACGATAAAAAAGCGTTTGAATATGGAATTAAAGATTATAGATAGATACTTATTCCACTAACGGGAGGCAAGAGTTAAACAAGGGGTCGTCGATTATGGCGATCCTATTTTTATGTACTGGAATAATTATTGTAATTTTATGTTAAAATTAATATGTGAACTAATGTACTTAAAGTAACGGGCGGTAATGTTTAATAAGAGTGTTATTTTAATAGAGGTGATTTTTAATGGAGCTAGTATTTATTAGACACGGACAAGGGGAACATACCTTAGATTCACCTTACAGTTTACATATTTCAGACCCTGCTTTGACTAAAGAAGGGATAATTCAAGCAAAAACGCTTAGAAAACAATTTCCTTTATCACAAACAGATGTAATTATAATTAGTCCTAGTAGAAGAACTTTACAGACTGTAAAGTTTTGGAGTGAAGGTATAGAGTGCAGGAAAATAGTAAGTCCGTTAGTATCTCCGAGAATGTTTCCTCAAAAATCTAATGGAAAGACGTTACTTTGTGATAAGCTTTTTTCGAAGGAACAAATAAAAGATGAATTTTCAGATTGTGAAATTGAAGAAAACATATCAAATATATATTGGTCTAACGGTATAAATACGGTTTCAGAACAAGAGTTTAAAGTCATTGCAGAAAAATTCCTGAAATGGTGTAAACAAACTTGTAAGATAGAATATATGTAGTTTCTCACGATGGAACAATAACTTCGTATAGACAATTTATTAGTGGTAAAAAACTATCCCGAAATGATTTCCCCAAAGAGACAGGTTGGATAAAAATAAATTATTAAATCTTCAACAAACGGGTGCTTTCGTTTAATAAAGAATTGCACCCTTGTTCAACCATAGAAGCAGGTTAGCGAAACAAGAAAAAAATCTATTTACTTTTTTAGGAGATTAATATGTTAATATCTACAATGATTATTGGCTGGGCAGGAATTTTAATTTTTTTGATTATTGCTTTTACATTTCAAAAGATGGTTAAAAATAATGAGTTTGCCTTCTTGCACATATTAATGGCACTAATGTATGCGATGTGGCTTCCTTTACCATTGGCTTTATATCAATTGCTTAATTCGGAACTTCTACAAGTTGGCACGATATTTGGGTTAGCATATTTACTTATGTTAGTGATTACAATGGAACTTCAAACAGGTCATATTACATTCATTGTAAAACAAAATGATGATATGGCAATTAAAGATAAACAAGCAGATTATATGATGGCAACTTTATCTAATCCGTTCGAAGGGTTATCAAATGTGTTCAAGTGTATTTGGGCATTATTTTTGGGAATCACTTTTTGGAATAGCAGCGAAATATTAATGGCAAGTCTTATGTTTTTATACAGTTTACTGCTATTTTATTATTTATTTATAATACTGGATACAAGTTTAATAAAACGAGTTAAGTTGTTTTCTAAGGTAAAACCGAATCCATTTATAATTAACCTCGAAACGCTATTTTTTTCCATTATATTAATGAGCTATATTACTTTGAAAATTTAAAGATATAATCTAAATTCAAATTTTTGTGAAGTAGTTTACTTAAAGTAAACGGAGGGTTTAGTGGAACAAGGAAATGTTGATGTCGCAGCACCTATTGTTTGTTGAGCTAACGGACAGGTTAGTTAAATAAGGATTATTAAATATATTACATTCGGAATCATTTTTAGTGCTTGTCCGTATGGAATAGAAGGAGTGATTTGAAAGTGATAAATAACACCATATTTAACATTGCAATCGCAATTATATTTTTTGGTTTATTCATAATAGGGATGGTTTTTTCGGAAGAATTTGAATTACTAATCTTAATAGGAATTATTGGTCTGATTGGCTTTTCTTATCTTGTCTTTCGTGTAGTAACTATGTCAAAAGCAAACCAAAGATAACTCCCTTCAGTATTCAACTATCGAGTGGGAATCTTTAACAAGGTATTCGCCTTTTCTTCTCTAAGTACGGAAGCAGTAACGTAAAAGAACTGAAAACCAAGCGGGAGTTGATTGTTTGAAGTATTTTATTGGTATTGTTCCTATGGCTGAATACAAGTCCAAAGTGTCAGCGTTTCGCAGTAGATGGGGAAATAACAATACAGATGAAGTAGTTGAACCTCATATAACCTTAAAAGCCCAGGGTGGATTAACAAAAGATTTAAAGTGGTTAAGTAAAGTAAAAAAGGTGTGTTCTGAAACTAATTCATTCCATCTAAAACTTGAAAAGCCAATGTTTTTTGGAGAGGATATTCTATACTTAAGTGCATCATCAAACAATCTTCTTGAATTACATAGCAAAATAGTTAATGCTGTCGCTCCTTCACAAGAACTAATAGAGAGCTATTTTGAATTAGATAATTTTGTTCCTCATATGACCTTAGGAAAAACAAGTTATGGATTAACAAAGCAAGAACTAAAAGATATGGCAAAGTCAGTAGAAGAGGAACTTATTCCTTATCCTATATTGAACGTAAATTTTGTTAGAGTTTATCAAGAAATAGAACCGAATAAGTATATTAAATATGAAGATATACCTTTTGGAGAGTAAGAGTTGTTAAGCTAACGGGTGCTTTCGTTTAATAAGGACTTGTACTCTTGTTCCACTATAAGGCAGTTATCTTGAATAAGGAAAAATTGATTATTAATTTGAAGTATTAAAAGTAAGATATAAAAAAAAGGGTAGGGAATTTTATGGAGTCTAAGCTAATTATCTTACGAGGCAATTCGGGGAGTGGAAAAACTACGACTGCGAAAAACCTTCAAAATCATTTAGGTCATGGAACTCTTTTGGTTTCTCAGGATGTCGTTCGTCGTGATATGTTGAAAGTTCACGATAGGGATGGAAATCCTTCAATTGATTTGATTCTTCAAATTGCAGAATACGGAAGAGGTAAGTGTGAATTTGTTATTGTGGAAGGAATTCTAAATAAAAGCCGTTATGGTGAAATGCTGAATGAGTTAATCCAGTTCTATAACCAAGAGGAAGCATACACTTATTATTTTGATTTATCCTTTGAAGAAACGGTCACACGTCATAACACTCGTGACAAAAAGATGGAATTTGGAGAAGACTCTTTACGTGACTGGTGGAATTCAAACGATTACCTCGGAGTGCAGGGAGAAACACTATTTACTAATGATATGTCGCAAAATGACGTTTTGAAACAGATTTTAACTCAATTACAAAAGTAATTATACCTTTTAGCTTCTTCAACAAATGGCTGCTTTAGTGGAACATGGTGCTGTTGACGTCGCAGATCCTATTGCTTGTTGAGCTAACGAAGCAGTAAAGTTGAATAAGAAATTAAAGAATTGAGGTGTAATATGAATATAAGGAGAGCGGTTCCAGAAGATTCGAGAGGCGTTGCAAAAGTGCAAGTTGACAGTTGGAAAACCACTTATAA
The nucleotide sequence above comes from Paraliobacillus zengyii. Encoded proteins:
- a CDS encoding histidine phosphatase family protein, whose translation is MELVFIRHGQGEHTLDSPYSLHISDPALTKEGIIQAKTLRKQFPLSQTDVIIISPSRRTLQTVKFWSEGIECRKIVSPLVSPRMFPQKSNGKTLLCDKLFSKEQIKDEFSDCEIEENISNIYWSNGINTVSEQEFKVIAEKFLKWCKQTCKIEYM
- a CDS encoding 2'-5' RNA ligase family protein, which codes for MKYFIGIVPMAEYKSKVSAFRSRWGNNNTDEVVEPHITLKAQGGLTKDLKWLSKVKKVCSETNSFHLKLEKPMFFGEDILYLSASSNNLLELHSKIVNAVAPSQELIESYFELDNFVPHMTLGKTSYGLTKQELKDMAKSVEEELIPYPILNVNFVRVYQEIEPNKYIKYEDIPFGE
- a CDS encoding kinase, encoding MESKLIILRGNSGSGKTTTAKNLQNHLGHGTLLVSQDVVRRDMLKVHDRDGNPSIDLILQIAEYGRGKCEFVIVEGILNKSRYGEMLNELIQFYNQEEAYTYYFDLSFEETVTRHNTRDKKMEFGEDSLRDWWNSNDYLGVQGETLFTNDMSQNDVLKQILTQLQK